In Daucus carota subsp. sativus chromosome 4, DH1 v3.0, whole genome shotgun sequence, one DNA window encodes the following:
- the LOC135152039 gene encoding uncharacterized protein LOC135152039, whose protein sequence is MEVYQIPDLTKCRLLDATLRDDAHHWFKRLPSNSISSWRKLSELFVGQFRASVTYAPPANTLANIKQKEHETLREYFKRFNSEVPRVRPTSKETLKNFLIAGVRPGTDFWKELQGWEPETLADFFARAEPHKVIEESLAKLKKESKSESRSSWKNKRDRSYSQKEGTPIRGILTTGYLTEFVAQEAKKYKEKKAERTNNQEANRNTRAGSVRMIIGRPFVGGHGRSAMKRYIREARGPPLTNVCHLSERPPKMFKGETIDITFTEEDARTVHHPHSDAPVVTAMIGNVNVHRLLVDNGSSVNILAYSAYQRIKMADRDMSKKMSARHLVTSTVLW, encoded by the exons atggaggtctaccaaattccagacctcacaaaatgtcgcttatTGGACGCtaccctcagggatgacgctcaccactggttcaagaggcttccttCTAATTctatcagctcttggaggaaaTTGAGTGAGCTGTTTGtaggacaattcagggcttccgttacttatgccccacctgccaacactctagctaatattaagcaaaaggaacacGAAACGTTAAGAGAGTACTTCAAACGCTTCAACTCAGAGGTACCCCGTGTCAGGCCAACATCGAAAGAAACCCtgaagaatttcttgatagcaGGGGTAAGGCCTGGTACAGACTTCTGGAAAGAGTTGCAAGGATgggagcctgaaaccctagctgacttctttgctagggcgGAACCCCATAAGGTGATTGAGGAATCCCTAgctaagttgaagaaggagtcgaagtctgaaagccgtagcagctggaagaataagagggataggtcttatAGCCAGAAAGAAGGAACACCTATAAGAGGAATCCTTAC aacaggatacctgacggagtttgtagcccaagaggctaaaaAGTATAAGGAGAAGAAGGCTGAAAGAAcaaataaccaggaagccaaccgtaacacccgaGCTGGcagtgtacgaatgatcatcggacgacccttcgtgggaggccatgGGCGCAGTGCTATGAAAAGATATatacgggaagcccgagggccgcccttaaccaatgtgtgccatctgtctgaaaggcctcccaaaatgttcaaaggggagaccatAGACATTACCTTTACTGAGGAGGATGCACGcacggtacaccatcctcatagcgatgcccCAGTGGTAACAGCCatgatcggaaatgtcaatgtacacaggcttcttgtcgacaacggaagctctgtcaatatcttggcctatAGTGCATACCAGAGAATAAAAATGGCAGATAGAGATATGagcaagaaaatgagtgcgaggcaccttgtgacttcaacagtgctatggtaa